The window ATGGCGGCTTGAATAGCAGCACCATAGGCGACAGCCTCGTCAGGATTGATTCTGTTGCAGAGCTTCTTCCCGTCAAAGAATTCCTGCAGCATCTGCTGCACCTTTGGGATCTTGGTGGAGCCGCCGACGAGCACAACGTCGTGGATCTGTGACTTGTCCATCTTGGCGTCACCGAGGCACTTCTCCACATGCTCAATGCACTTGCGGAAGAGATCCATGTTGAGCTCCTCGAACAGGGCGCGAGTGATGGATACATAGTAGTCAATGCCATCATGGAGCGAGTCGATCTCAAACTTGGCCTGCGCCGTAGAAGACAGCATCCTCTTGGCCCTCTCGCAGGCCGTCTTAAGTCGCATCAGAGCCCTCGGACTGCCACTGATGTCACTCTTGTGTTTCTTCAAGAATTCCTGCAGAAAGTGTTCCACCATTCTGTTGTTGAGATCCTCCCCGCCAAGGTGGGTGTCACCAGACGTGGCCTTGACCGCAAATGTGCCTTTGTCAATGTTTATGACAGAGATATCCAAGGTACCACCACCAAAATCAAATATGAGCACCGTCTTCCCATCACCACTAACGGACGTGTTGTCAAGACCGTAGGCGATGGCGGCGGCCGAGGGCTCGTTGATGATGCGTGTGACGTTGAGGCCAGCAATGAGACCGGCATCGAGGGTGGCCTGGCGCTGCGAGTCGTTGAAGTAGACTGGGACGGTGATAACAGCATTCTTTACGGCGATGTCGAGGTAGGCCTCGGCTGTCTCCCTCATCTTGACAAGAACCATGGAGGATATTTCTTCGGCTGTGAACTGCCTCTCCTCACCCTTATACTTCACCGCAATCATCGGCCGATCACTGTTGCCTGAAATGACTTTGAATGGCCACAACTTCATATCTCTTTGCACACACTCTTCGCTGAACCGTCGACCAATCAGTCGTTTCGCGTCTGAAGAAGAAAAAATGATGCAGTAGTTTCATTATATAGTACATTTCGCAAAGCTAGAGGTATATCAAGAAAACTGAAGACCCAAAAGACTAACTTCACTTCATTGCAAATTTAAGCACCAGCTACATCACAGAGCACATATATTATTGACCACCTGACTATTACAAAGTACAAATCAGTAATATGACAAATATACCAGGTTCCCAGAACATTTCCACAAAACAGGCCCACATCACAAATGCAAAGTTAATGTCTATTGTCTTGTGACATGGTTGATCACTAATTAAATATGTAATTGTGCAAAAATTCTTCTTGGATATATTGTCAGCAATAATTTGTGCACTAAAATACATTCTTCTGGATGCCTATAGAAAATTAAGCTACTCAATTGTTGCATGTCAGAAATGTATGAGCTTCCATGGGTATATGCTTAACTAATTATACTGTCTAACTTTTATAGTTTAAAGCTATGTAATTAGAAAGTTTTAGTTATCGCAGAGAAAATAGGTTTCCTTCACTATAAATAAATAACTAGAGATATAAGTTGCTACATGCAGTTTATAATCTAGGTGGGGTTAAGATTTAAGGAATGAAAACATTTCTCAGTTTAAAATGTATAAATAATtatattgaaatgtttttcttGGTGTAATTATAGTGTAACGTCGTAGGTACATATCATTTTTTGTGATATAAATATTTGACAATTACAGTGAAATATTGATATTATAGAAATTCCTATGGACCTTTGATAGCTTGCGAGAGCCTTCTCTAGACACCACCTAACCAAAAATATAGTGCTGTTAGAATGTGTATATCCACCAAAATTATTTCGGTTGGCCAAAATTGAAGGTAATTATTAAAAGAAAGCAATTTcagttaaaaatccatttgtttcagCCAAAAACTATTTGTTTAAAGTCTAAAGAATATTTTCCTTAGAATTAACTAGGGAAATTCCACAATGTCACACATATATAAATATCTGAAAATTAAGCCCCAATATCCTCCATACAAATGCTGTCACGACCGCATTGATTGCAAGATTTTTCATTAGGACATTTGGATTCCTGTTACTTTTTATGTGGTTGTGTGATTTTAAAAAATGCATCATGCAGGTTGTTTTtactaaatactccctccatcccaaaataagtatctcaacttGTACTAGCtctgacacttattttgggacggagggagtattagtttgTAGTATATTTCACCAAAAGTTTTCCACTGACTTAAAACTtattgttttttgtgtttttctatgctgtaatcaaacaacattttgcaCAAGTTTAATCACATAGGGTTGAATGGACATGTGAATTGAATCTACACTTTTTAGTATCCTGCTCTTAAAGAGGTTCTTAGTGCTTGTGAGTTGGAAGGTTTTACAACGTGGTAGCATTATCTAGGGTTCTTAGGGTGACTAAATAATAAATGGGACAGACACGGTTTTCGTCCGGTTTTTCGtaaattaaccgggcaattctcttcttcttaattaatcgatgaggcaaataattttgcctccgtttcaaaaaaaaaaaaaagggaCAGACCAATATGAATAAGCCCGGAAGAAAAGATGCTGGAATCGAGTAGCTAGCTGAGTAAGCATTTGGCAACTGAGGAATATAAGAGATGTCAGGAATCTAAGGCTTTGGGCATGCATCTCCATCATCtcaataatcaataaataaatataTGTAACACACGCACAAAACGCCCTCGCACAAACCAACGACCCTGAGAAACTTAATTAAAGAACAGAATAGTTATCACTAAAAAGAGGAAAAATTCTTAGGTGGCAATCAGTTGATAGTTCTCTTCTCACCGAAGACGGTGTTGACGGGGTTCATGGCCGCGTCGCCGATGAGCCGCCAGGTGTCGGTGAAGGCGACGCAGGACGGCGTGGTGAGGTTGCCCTGGTCGTTAGCGATGACCTCCACGCGTTGGTGCACTGGCCGCCACACGGCCACGCAGGCGTAGGTCGTCCCGAGGTCGATGCCGATCGCCGGCCCGTCGGCCTTCGCGCCTGCTGCCATCTCCACGCGACAAAAGTGGCAGAGGAAAAGGAATAGCGTGACGCTTGGGAATTGCAGTGTTctatttagagcatggttaatagaagCGCCGGCTACTGGCTGTATACGAGCTCCATGTCAGCAGTAGCCTTCATAAAAGAAATCTCATGCAATAAGGCTGCTGCCAATAcatgggtgcttagatgaggtgctaagcacattaaatagcttagcaactatactccccaatgcataggtgcttagctaatggttgctaagcttgctttatttaatgatttagcaactaaatctcttcatgtattggtgggcttccttcatttaaatgttttgcctaggttcacgcgcttagcactgtttcttcctggggtcaccacactcatctctctcctcttaaataacttgccacatcagattttttgcctacgtgaaaagcttagcacctgtacaaggtggagcattggaaGGGGTCTAAGACTGGCTCTATACGCGCTGCTGGATAGTTAAAGTAATCAATGTTTGCATGCATGCAAAACGCTGTTCATTGGACAGCGGGACGCTGGGAACAGAAAACGGCAGCACTAGCGCTTGCTTCGGGCTGCAAGCAGGCGGAACTTTCTCGCGTCTTGTGTTGTAGCCGGGTGCTTGACGAAGCGCTCGCTACCTTCTCTCTCCTGTCTTAACTCTCCTCCAGCTCAGAATATTGCTGATGTGGAATCCCTTATAGCCTGCTTAGTaggactattgtacttgctcttaaacGCGTATTGGAGGAAGGCGAGAGGGCCGTAGGCTGGAAACTAGCTATAGCTAGGAGTACGAGGTAGTAGTAGTAACTTCGGAAGCTGAAGAagtttaggctagtcatagtggagagtaacttactagtctatgttattactcccttcggtccttttttCTTTGCGCATGACTTTTTTCCGTTTTTCCCCATATGGTCTGCGCATTCCTCTCTTCTGGCGATCTTTACCAAATCTGCCCCTAATAACTCGCTTCGCATGCAGTGCGTGCAGTTAATTCATCTCCCTAATTTACTCGTCTCCCACGCCTGTATTGGTCTACTTCCCTTCCATGCGCAGAGAGAAAATTGTTGCATGCAGAAAAACTAGGAAGGTGTGCGCGCATGCAGGGAGGGACATGAGGAGAGCCAATCAGCTGCATGCACGGTTATAATAACCCAGCTTTTAAATTTAATCCATGCATGTAGCATCTACGCAAGGGTAGTTTTGTCCAGAAAAAAACGAGGGCAGCTATCCTTGGTATGCGTGATTCAAGTTACACGCAGAGAAtagaggaccggagggagtaccttCTAGTGGGTAATGTCATAGGTGTGGTAATATACATGTCTTTAttaattactttgtagactcattatacattgggaagcgctatgtgatggtaacatattatgttactctatttgtcttTCTCCTCATTAACTAGTTGACACATCATTATttgtgcttatgtggcatctatattACTACCTCGTCtgagtgaataagtcattcgcgtaattctaggttgacgatttaactatctaaatatgtattatatgtgacaaaaaatatatatttaggaactacatccgtgtagaaatttggtgatatacttttcatgacatataacacatatttaattcctcaaatcgatgacctagaactagctatgttactcccactatgaccagccttacactGGCCAACGAACCTCAGTACAGTAGTAATTACACAAGCCAGATGTACTCCGTGAAATGAAGGGTTGTTCGTGCATTCGAATGCGGTAGAGTTTTTGCACACCATTGGAGATGAAAGATTGATGGTCATCATATTTCATAGTNNNNNNNNNNNNNNNNNNNNNNNNNNNNNNNNNNNNNNNNNNNNNNNNNNNNNNNNNNNNNNNNNNNNNNNNNNNNNNNNNNNNNNNNNNNNNNNNNNNNNNNNNNNNNNNNNNNNNNNNNNNNNNNNNNNNNNNNNNNNNNNNNNNNNNNNNNNNNNNNNNNNNNNNNNNNNNNNNNNNNNNNNNNNNNNNNNNNNNNNNNNNNNNNNNNNNNNNNNNNNNNNNNNNNNNNNNNNNNNNNNNNNNNNNNNNNNNNNNNNNNNNNNNNNNNNNNNNNNNNNNNNNNNNNNNNNNNNNNNNNNNNNNNNNNNNNNNNNNNNNNNNNNNNNNNNNNNNNNNNNNNNNNNNNNNNNNNNNNNNNNNNNNNNNNNNNNNNNNNNNNNNNNNNNNNNNNNNNNNNNNNNNNNNNNNNNNNNNNNNNNNNNNNNNNNNNNNNNNNNNNNNNNNNNNNNNNNNNNNNNNNNNNNNNNNNNNTTCTCTATGACTTTTTTTTGTGCTATGCGTTGCTGGCTCATCTTTTTAAAAGATCGGCTGGGTCACGAGCCGTCAGATCTAGCACTTCGAGTAGCCAAACGACGCCTCCACCATTGCAATAGAGATCTTGTTGCGGAAATTTTTTGCAACAATATTTTTTATAGAAGTCTTGTTGCTTTTTTTTGTAACAGAGGTGATATTGCAGATTTTTTTTCCCAGGCAAGGATGCAACCCATGGGGTAGTGGCGTCTCTCGGCAACACACGATGCAGAGGATCAACCGGTGTGAGGCGACGAACTAGTCCACGGCGGTGGCACGCACACTGGCGACGCGAGAGGAACAATGACGTGGCGGAGAAAGGTCGGGCACGAGCAGATTCGGGCGGTGGCGGTGATGTACGACTCGGGCCCGCGTAGTCATATGTGATAGCACAGTGAGAGGAGCGAGATGAagggagggagcggtggtggggtaCCTTGACTGGCGACAGAGCGGCCCGGAGACGGCGGTTGTCGGCAGGGTCGCACTGGTGCTCCCCGGTGGCCATGGCAGCTTCAGAGCGGTGGTTCCTACAAGAGGGAGGCATGGAGACGAgatagagggaaggaaagggagaaaGAAAGAGCGGCGACAAAAAAGGGCATGTTGGTTTACAACTGACAACTTGTTGCGGTCGATGAAATGCAACAAGATCCTAGTTGCAAAGCGAGGTATATAGATTGATGATGTTATGAGTTGTCCAATGAAATCGGATCCAGCGGCAGCTGACAAGGCCGATGCGGGTCAGAGATCAGCATTCCCTAATCTAACAATGATGTTGCATACTAGGAATCCACAAATCAAATGGATTTTTTTACGAGAAAGGCAACCTTTGGGCGAGTTTTAATACTAAAATAAGAAATGTGCCAACTATTGAAGTTATATGCCCACTCCTATAAAATACTTAGTTGGTAATGATGGTAGACCATCCGTCATTTtggaccatccgatctatatctataTCCAATAACGCATACACCCAAGTGGTAGGGTTTCCCATACCTTCCGCCGGCACCATCGTCGGTCTGTCGTATCTCATGTGGCCTTAGGGCCACGGAGGCACAGTGGATCCCAGCCCTTGTTATCTGGACAACTTCGTTTTTTCATGCTTTTTTGAATTTTGTTAGAGTTTGTGTCCTGCTCAAAAATACGAGGTGTGTGGTGGCTCTTTGaaaatggaataaggttctccctgccTATCTCGTCCCGGTGATGCCTCTAGAGTCTTTAGAGGGCATGCAGAGGTTTGTCCCCGACGAATCTCGTGGAATTAGGTCAACGTTTATCTTCGGAGGATCTAATTGGATCCGGTCTTCACTCATCTGTGTTCATATGTCTAAGGTTGGATCCTACCGATCTATACTTCTCTTCATTGCAATGGTTGTTGTTCCAGTGTGTTGATCATGTAGAGCCTTAACACAAAGACTTCCTGATTGACTACTATAACAAGGTTTTCCCCACTACAGTGAGGGAGGGGCAGTGGCAATGGTGCGCCTTAGGCCCGCTCCAGTGCTTGTCATCGTCTCTAAGTGGTTTATGGACTTGGACGTAATTTTTATGGTGTACTTTGTACTACCTTCACAACagatgaatagatcaaaagttttTCACGCAAAAAAGGATTTGAATGGTGGATTTTTTTGCAAAAGACCCCACCACTATGCTCCATATTAGCTGCCACTCTATCCCTATGTGGCTGCAGCAGAGAGTCACTTCATCAGCCATCATGTTGGTGGCTTGGGGCATTTGGAGGGGCTGCAACATAATCATCTTCGATAACGCTAACCACAACCTGACTTGCTTCCTCGAACGATCAAAGTGGAAGCTAGATAATGGACGATGGTGAGCGCGAGAGATTTGGAGCCTTGCTACCGACCGCGGTGGTGCTTACAGCTTAGTTGCCTTGAGTTGTATAATATTATAATCTTTCAGGTGTGCCCTGTTTAGGGCTAGTATCTGAGTGTGGACATGTCTAGGGCTTTTACAAGTTCTTTCTATCAGTACATCAAAAAGCTTGTGTTTTGTCGAAAAAATGAATTTCTTACAACAATTTTGCAAAGGTTGGTACTATGCTCAATTTCTGCAAGAAACACTGACACCGGGGAGAAATTTTTATTATATTTCATGCCAACCGAAATTGCACTAGAGCTTAATAAAGTAGCACAAGTTTGTGATGTAATTCATAGCATTACACATCCATTTCCGTGATTTGTATCAAGAAAGTGGTAAAAGGCAATACATGAGTTCGATACCTACCACAAGAAGTCTGTAAATGAAGTCAGGCATGGTAGTAAGGGAACTGAAGTTTGAGCTAAGGAAGCGGCAAAATTCGCTTGTCACCCACACAACGTCGATTCTTGGTCAGAACAAATCAGGGCTCCTCTTCCCAGGCATGCATGATTAGTTATTACTTATCTCtgagggtggggtggggtgggggggtgctgagccaccactagtagaaaaaggcccatttgtcctggttctagagggtctttagtcccggttctggaaccgggactaaagggtcgttactaaagcccccccccctctttagtcccggttcttatacgaaccgggactaaaggccctccgcgtggccgctgtctggagctctacctttagtcccggttggtaagagTGAAGGttttttttaaaaatgatttttttaattttttctcgattttcaaatttctgaattattttacaatttaatctctaatcaccaccactcatcactgctcaatttaaccctcATCTCTAATCATCCCTCGTCATtctaaatcatctaacttcctggccggtcacccatcctctcactactccagcctgagcacgcttaacttccgggttctattcccccTTGTTTTCAAGTCTGcatttgttgttttcctgacaatagtaagatatcAATCCTATTGACCCTCAGGAGTTtaacttgagcatgaagtcacacgtttcactgtttgagtttgaaactattattctaaaaaacaataattatttagtaacactaatatttcttgaataagtagtttgaccatagtttgaccacagtttgaccagatttgaccaaaattcaaaatactgaaataattatttagtaacactaatattcttgaataattatttagtactactaatatttcttgaataaatagtttgaccagatttgaccaaaattcaaaatactgaaataattatttagtaacactaatatttttgaataattatttagtaccactaatacttcttgaataagtagtttgaccatagtttgaccagatttaaccaaaattaaaaaactgaaatttgagcataactttttttcttttagaatttgaggattctaaaaatttgcaaataggCCTACTgtagtcaaaatcggatgcggatttttgtgctgatttttttgatatattatgcatttgtttcgacatcgtatgcaaaagatatggccgatttactttttcataacacttttttgcaaaagatgtccaaatttaagtttttaaattttcctaactaatagatgtagtaacataactacatctcgaaggattttaatttttgcagtttttttcattttattttgctttttacaaaactgaaaaggcgatccactgcAAGgggaggggggtagagtttgaaaatgggacctttagtcccggttttgggcaatgctctaataatgatgatcatcacacttctatatattacaacataaggattacaactcgaaacttagaagaagatatgactctatatgaatgcctccagcggtgtaccggtgtggtg is drawn from Triticum dicoccoides isolate Atlit2015 ecotype Zavitan chromosome 6B, WEW_v2.0, whole genome shotgun sequence and contains these coding sequences:
- the LOC119321396 gene encoding heat shock cognate 70 kDa protein-like, which translates into the protein MNPVNTVFDAKRLIGRRFSEECVQRDMKLWPFKVISGNSDRPMIAVKYKGEERQFTAEEISSMVLVKMRETAEAYLDIAVKNAVITVPVYFNDSQRQATLDAGLIAGLNVTRIINEPSAAAIAYGLDNTSVSGDGKTVLIFDFGGGTLDISVINIDKGTFAVKATSGDTHLGGEDLNNRMVEHFLQEFLKKHKSDISGSPRALMRLKTACERAKRMLSSTAQAKFEIDSLHDGIDYYVSITRALFEELNMDLFRKCIEHVEKCLGDAKMDKSQIHDVVLVGGSTKIPKVQQMLQEFFDGKKLCNRINPDEAVAYGAAIQAAILSGEHSQKVKNFRLLDVTPLSLGIEVVGDIMSVVIPRNTTIPVRMEKDYTTSVDNQTTVRFSVYEGEGGLIKDNNLLGMFDLTGVPPAPRGVPSFNVTFEIEANGVLKVLAEDRANGNKNSITITNGKGGLTRKEIYRMVHDAHKYKSEDKMEIEKANKKRGWPTTPATTLILLALPICVALSASLNIEDSSGRTRPLTASTIEVVRQPRVPPARVSGVRACSMPETHDWMGQDEYLPHPFNSDDRNEALWESLSMEMKHAVVALDTAY